One genomic segment of Drosophila melanogaster chromosome 3R includes these proteins:
- the Vha100-2 gene encoding vacuolar H[+] ATPase 100kD subunit 2, isoform A, whose amino-acid sequence MGDMFRSEEMALCQMFIQPEAAYTSVSELGETGCVQFRDLNVNVNAFQRKFVTEVRRCDELERKIRYIETEIKKDGIVLPDIQDDIPRAPNPREIIDLEAHLEKTESEMIELAQNEVNMKSNYLELTELRKVLENTQGFFSDQEVLNLDSSNRAGGDNDAAAQHRGRLGFVAGVINRERVFAFERMLWRISRGNVFLKRSDLDEPLNDPATGHPIYKTVFVAFFQGEQLKNRIKKVCTGFHASLYPCPSSHNEREEMVRNVRTRLEDLKLVLSQTEDHRSRVLATVSKNLPSWSIMVKKMKAIYHTLNLFNMDVTKKCLIGECWVPTNDLPVVQKALSDGSAAVGSTIPSFLNVIDTNEQPPTFNRTNKFTRGFQNLIDAYGVASYRECNPALYTCITFPFLFAVMFGDLGHGLILVLFGAWMVLCERKLARIRNGGEIWNIFFGGRYIILLMGLFAMYTGLVYNDVFSKSMNLFGSRWFNNYNTTTVLTNPNLQLPPNSSAVGVYPFGMDPVWQLADNKIIFLNSFKMKLSIIFGVLHMVFGVCMSVVNFTHFKRYASIFLEFVPQILFLLLLFGYMVFMMFFKWFSYNARTSFQPETPGCAPSVLIMFINMMLFKNTEPPKGCNEFMFESQPQLQKAFVLIALCCIPWMLLGKPLYIKFTRKNKAHANHNGQLTGNIELAEGETPLPTGFSGNEENAGGAHGHDDEPMSEIYIHQAIHTIEYVLSTISHTASYLRLWALSLAHAQLSEVLWQMVLSLGLKMSGVGGAIGLFIIFGAWCLFTLAILVLMEGLSAFLHTLRLHWVEFMSKFYEGMGYAFQPFSFKAILDGEEEE is encoded by the exons ATGGGGGACATGTTCCGTAGTGAGGAGATGGCACTCTGCCAGATGTTCATTCAGCCGGAGGCCGCGTATACCTCCGTATCTGAGCTGGGCGAAACCGGCTGCGTGCAGTTCCGCGAC TTGAATGTGAACGTGAACGCCTTCCAGCGCAAGTTCGTCACCGAGGTGCGTCGCTGCGATGAGCTGGAGCGCAAGATCCGCTACATCGAGACGGAGATCAAGAAGGACGGCATCGTCCTGCCCGACATCCAGGATGACATTCCGCGTGCGCCCAATCCACGCGAGATCATCGATCTGGAGGCGCATCTGGAGAAGACCGAGTCGGAGATGATCGAGCTGGCCCAGAACGAGGTGAACATGAAGTCCAACTATCTGGAGCTGACCGAGCTGCGCAAGGTGCTGGAGAACACGCAGGGCTTCTTCTCCGACCAGGAGGTTCTCAATCTGGACTCCTCCAACCGAGCTGGAGGAGACAACGATGCTGCTGCTCAACACCGTGGCCGGCTTGGATTCGTTGCCGGTGTAATTAACCGGGAGCGAGTGTTTGCCTTTGAGCGTATGCTGTGGCGCATCTCCAGGGGCAATGTCTTCCTCAAGCGCTCCGATCTGGACGAGCCGCTGAACGATCCGGCCACCGGACATCCCATCTACAAGACCGTCTTCGTGGCCTTCTTCCAGGGCGAGCAACTGAAGAACCGTATCAAGAAGGTGTGCACTGGCTTCCACGCCTCGCTGTATCCCTGTCCCAGCTCGCACAACGAGCGCGAGGAAATGGTTCGCAATGTGCGCACCCGCCTGGAGGATCTGAAGCTGGTCCTTAGCCAGACGGAGGATCATCGTAGCCGCGTCCTGGCCACCGTGTCCAAGAATCTGCCCTCGTGGTCGATCATGGTCAAGAAGATGAAGGCCATTTACCACACGCTGAATCTGTTCAACATGGACGTGACCAAGAAGTGCCTGATTGGCGAGTGTTGGGTGCCCACCAATGATTTGCCCGTTGTCCAAAAGGCTCTGTCCGATGGATCTGCTGCAGTGGGCAGCACCATACCCTCGTTCCTGAACGTGATCGACACCAACGAGCAGCCGCCGACCTTTAACAGGACTAACAAGTTTACCCGTGGCTTCCAGAATCTGATTGATGCCTACGGAGTGGCCTCGTACAGAGAGTGCAATCCCGCCCTGTACACCTGCATCACCTTCCCCTTCCTTTTCGCTGTGATGTTCGGCGATTTGGGTCACGGCCTTATTCTGGTTTTGTTTGGAGCTTGGATGGTTTTGTGCGAGCGCAAGCTGGCTCGCATCCGCAACGGTGGTGAGATCTGGAACATCTTCTTCGGCGGTCGCTATATCATTCTGCTGATGGGTCTGTTTGCCATGTACACTGGTTTGGTTTACAACGATGTCTTCTCCAAGTCGATGAACCTGTTTGGATCACGTTGGTTCAACAACTACAACACAACGACTGTCCTGACCAACCCGAATCTGCAGTTGCCGCCCAACAGCTCCGCCGTGGGTGTCTATCCCTTCGGAATGGATCCCGTGTGGCAGTTGGCTGATAACAAGATCATCTTCCTCAACAGTTTCAAGATGAAGCTCTCGATCATCTTCGGAGTGCTGCACATGGTCTTCGGCGTGTGCATGTCGGTCGTTAACTTCACCCACTTCAAGCGTTATGCCTCCATTTTCCTGGAGTTCGTGCCCCAAATTCTGTTCCTGCTACTGCTCTTCGGCTACATGGTGTTCATGAT GTTCTTCAAGTGGTTCAGCTATAACGCTAGGACTAGCTTCCAGCCAGAAACTCCTGGATGCGCTCCCTCCGTGTTGATCATGTTCATCAACATGATGCTGTTCAAGAACACTGAGCCACCAAAGGGTTGCAACGAGTTCATGTTCGAGTCACAGCCCCAGTTGCAGAAGGCCTTTGTGCTCATCGCCCTGTGCTGCATTCCTTGGATGCTTCTGGGCAAGCCCCTGTACATCAAGTTCACTCGCAAAAACAAGGCTCAT GCCAATCACAATGGTCAGTTGACCGGCAACATTGAACTGGCCGAAGGCGAGACTCCTCTGCCCACAGGATTCTCTGGAAACGAGGAGAATGCCGGGGGTGCCCATGGCCATGACGATGAGCCCATGAGCGAAATCTACATCCATCAAGCCATCCACACCATCGAATATGTGCTCAGTACCATCTCGCACACGGCGTCCTATCTGCGTCTCTGGGCTCTGTCCCTGGCTCACGCCC AGCTCTCCGAGGTGCTGTGGCAAATGGTGTTGTCCCTGGGCCTTAAGATGTCCGGCGTGGGCGGTGCCATTGGTCTGTTCATCATCTTCGGCGCCTGGTGCTTGTTCACCCTGGCTATCCTGGTCCTCATGGAGGGTCTGTCCGCCTTCCTGCACACTCTGCGTCTGCACTGGGTGGAGTTCATGAGCAAGTTCTACGAGGGAATGGGCTACGCCTTCCAGCCGTTCAGCTTCAAGGCCATTCTCGATGGCGAAGAGGAGGAGTAA